The segment TGTTGGGAGTTTGGTTTCGCTCGCCAAAAAGCTATACGGGCGAAGATGTGGTAGAGATCCACTGTCATGGCGGCTTGCTTGTCGCCTCAAAATGTCTCGAGCTCCTGATTGCTCAGGGTGCCCGCCTTGCTGAGCCTGGAGAATTTACACAGAGGGCTTTTCTGAACGGAAGAATAGATTTGACCCAGGCTGAAGCAGTGCTTGGTGTGATAAGAGCCAAAAGTGACGAAGCGCTCCTTTCTGCTGCAAGAACCTTGCGTGGAGAGCTGTCCGCCAAGGTCAATAGTATATACGATTCCCTGCTCAATATTTCTGCAACTTTAGAGGCTAACCTCGATTTTCCCGAGGAAGATATACCATATCTATCTAAAGATGATCTCTTCCAAAGTTTGAATGCAATAGCTTTAAATCTCCAAGATGTGATATATCGCTGCAAAGTTGGCAAAGCGCTCAGAGATGGAATAAAGGTAGCGATAGTCGGCCGCCCGAATGTGGGGAAATCTTCCATATTTAACGCCCTTTTAGAGGAAACGCGTGCCATTGTAACCCCCATACCAGGCACTACAAGAGACATCATAGAAGGAAGCATAGTGCACAAAGGAATTCCCATCATATTTATGGATACGGCAGGCTTGAGGGCAACGGATGACTTAGTGGAAACAATTGGCGTAAGCATGGCCCAAAAGGCTTTAAGAGAGGCCGACTTGAGGCTATGGATAATAGATGGAAGCGAGCAACTCACTAAAGAAGAGATCGACATGGCAATGGAGCTTAAAAATCACTCCCACATCGTGGCGATCAACAAAGCCGATATCCCCCAAGTAATTTCTCTTGAAGACGTTAGGCAAATGCTTCCAGAAAGCGAAATAATGGTCCTCTCTTCTTATGACAAAGAAGCCATAAGGGAATTAAAGGAACGAATTGTCAAGAAACTGTTCAAAGATTCGGCAATAAACGAGGGTTTTAATGCAACGGCAAGGCAAATAGAGACCTTAAAAAGCGTGTTATCCTGTGTTGAAAATTCCATATCTTCCCTAGTATCCGGAGAGCCGCAAGATCTCGTCGCTTCCAATTTGCTCGAGGCAAGATATCATATTGACAGATTACTGGGACGTAATTTCGACGAAGACCTGATCCATTTGATTTTTAGCCAGTTTTGCGTGGGGAAATAATTAATACAAAGGTCATTAAGAAACGCCTTTCGTCGCTCAAAAATCCCCTCTTCGGTGATCGAATAAAATTACCGATTCACTGCCTCGACAAACTACCAGCGTGTGACGAGATCTCTCATAAGGCCGCGATGAATAGCGTCTAGGAAATACAAAAAAATCCCCGATACCACCAAATCTGCTGTCGTGCCTGGATTTCTTTTGTTGCCTTTTTTCCGGAGGAAGTTATCGAAATTATGAATAGATTTTCTTCCTCTTTCGGTCATAACCCCTCCCCTCTCCAAAACCTCGAAGGCCTTTCCGGAAATCTCTACCGCTTCCTCCCATCCCAACTTGCGGAATATCAAAGTATCGGGAACCTTGGAAAGGATTGTCAAAAAGGCTTGCACAGCAGCATCTCGCAATCTCAACCCCCTCTCCAGCGCGTCGGCAAAGGATGGCAAAGAGAGCTCAAAGGTAATGGAAAAATCGGTCACGTATTCCCTTGCGATAGAATCTCTATCCGAAGCTTCAGCCATTGCTTCTCTCAAAGTGATTCCCCGAGGCATCTCATTTACGTCATATAGGTCCACCCGACCCATACCGCCTGCGCCCGACATCCTTATGGCTTCATATGTCTTGACGGCGTCGCTTTCGCTTAGACTGCCAAGAACACCTCTTAAGGAATTGCGAATAGCTTCAGCATCAGAATCGTTATCGCAACATAGGGCAGCCTTAGAAAGGGGAGCCAATAGCAATATAATGCCTAAATTCACATTTGCAGAGGTGAGCTTTGCTCTTGCTTTAATGCTTTCCAAAACGATTTCTCCCACGGACAATCTGTCAAGCTCTTGAAAGGCCGAACCCAATGCGACAGCCCCTGCAAAAAAATCAAAGGGGTTAGTGTCGTGAAAAGATCTGTTTATATGAACGTTGCCGGGTTTCTTTGAGCATACTTCAACGATTGAAGCTAATTGAGCGGCCCAGATAATCTCGTCTATAGCATACATCATGTTTAATCACTCTATCACATCATAGCATCGACAATGGTCGATGCTATGTCCGATTGCGCAACCTGCTGGAGCCCTCTCCAACCTGGTATTCCGTTAACCTCCAATAAGTAAAGCTCTCCTTCTTTGGAGGGCAAAATATCAACTCCTGCATAAAATGCTCCAACGGCCTCGACAGCGCGGAGGCTTAAATCAACTATACTGGTGTCCGGATCCAAAGGGCTAACCTCTGCTCCTAGGGCCACATTGCACCTCCAATCAGAGGAGTGCCTCTTCATCGCTGCTATAACACGCCCATTTACCACGAAGACCCTTATATCACTACCTTCGTGGGGAATGAACCTTTGAAGATAGTATACATATCTACATTGATATAAT is part of the Acetomicrobium thermoterrenum DSM 13490 genome and harbors:
- the mnmE gene encoding tRNA uridine-5-carboxymethylaminomethyl(34) synthesis GTPase MnmE, translating into MLEKSFLNLDDTIASISTAWGEAGIAIVRLSGPQALDIAEKAFRGIKPLKDTPPRYMRNGFLLDERGAPIDEVLGVWFRSPKSYTGEDVVEIHCHGGLLVASKCLELLIAQGARLAEPGEFTQRAFLNGRIDLTQAEAVLGVIRAKSDEALLSAARTLRGELSAKVNSIYDSLLNISATLEANLDFPEEDIPYLSKDDLFQSLNAIALNLQDVIYRCKVGKALRDGIKVAIVGRPNVGKSSIFNALLEETRAIVTPIPGTTRDIIEGSIVHKGIPIIFMDTAGLRATDDLVETIGVSMAQKALREADLRLWIIDGSEQLTKEEIDMAMELKNHSHIVAINKADIPQVISLEDVRQMLPESEIMVLSSYDKEAIRELKERIVKKLFKDSAINEGFNATARQIETLKSVLSCVENSISSLVSGEPQDLVASNLLEARYHIDRLLGRNFDEDLIHLIFSQFCVGK
- a CDS encoding triphosphoribosyl-dephospho-CoA synthase; this encodes MMYAIDEIIWAAQLASIVEVCSKKPGNVHINRSFHDTNPFDFFAGAVALGSAFQELDRLSVGEIVLESIKARAKLTSANVNLGIILLLAPLSKAALCCDNDSDAEAIRNSLRGVLGSLSESDAVKTYEAIRMSGAGGMGRVDLYDVNEMPRGITLREAMAEASDRDSIAREYVTDFSITFELSLPSFADALERGLRLRDAAVQAFLTILSKVPDTLIFRKLGWEEAVEISGKAFEVLERGGVMTERGRKSIHNFDNFLRKKGNKRNPGTTADLVVSGIFLYFLDAIHRGLMRDLVTRW